Proteins from a genomic interval of Niabella soli DSM 19437:
- a CDS encoding DUF4249 domain-containing protein, whose product MRLRYYCYCFILFVSVLSCKDRYIPDIQSTGTGYLVVEGVLNAGNAPTTLTVSRTKKIVAGNQPAYESGATITVEGSDNSVKPLTMTSAGIYQNNNLNLSASNKYRVRIKTGDGKEYLSDFVAVKTTPPIDSIGWKQNDDGVQLYVNTHDPANNTIYYRWDWDETWEIHSYYPSSLIYDPKSPQADAFGVRPREFPKEDVSVCWRYGKSTTLLFASSAKLTADVIHEFPINEIPAGDDRLSVNYSILLRQYAMDKAAYEFYDLMKKNTESIGSIFDPMPSELRGNIHCITNPAETVIGYIAAATITQKRVFIAAPPGWNFRQGCLQEFVVKNPDSTKTYFAGGALIPISEEKRVEPPADGYSASSGICVDCTTRGGSTQKPSYWP is encoded by the coding sequence ATGAGGCTGCGCTATTATTGTTATTGTTTTATACTCTTTGTTTCAGTCCTTTCCTGTAAGGACCGTTACATTCCAGATATACAATCGACCGGAACGGGATACCTTGTTGTGGAAGGGGTGCTGAACGCCGGGAATGCACCTACAACATTAACCGTTTCCCGGACAAAAAAAATTGTTGCAGGCAACCAGCCGGCGTATGAAAGCGGCGCAACCATTACGGTAGAAGGCTCGGATAATTCGGTGAAGCCGCTAACTATGACCAGTGCCGGGATTTATCAAAACAACAATCTGAATCTTTCTGCCAGCAACAAATACCGGGTTCGGATTAAGACGGGTGATGGCAAGGAATATTTGTCTGACTTTGTAGCGGTAAAAACCACGCCGCCGATAGACAGCATCGGCTGGAAACAAAACGACGATGGAGTGCAGCTCTATGTAAACACTCATGACCCGGCCAACAACACCATTTACTACCGCTGGGACTGGGATGAAACCTGGGAGATCCATAGCTATTACCCATCCTCTTTAATTTATGATCCAAAATCACCCCAGGCAGATGCCTTTGGTGTCCGGCCTCGTGAATTTCCGAAAGAAGATGTGAGCGTTTGTTGGCGATATGGAAAGTCGACTACCCTGCTGTTTGCCAGTTCTGCGAAATTGACGGCCGATGTGATCCATGAGTTCCCAATAAACGAGATTCCAGCGGGAGATGACCGGCTTTCTGTTAATTACAGTATTCTTTTGCGGCAATATGCGATGGATAAGGCGGCCTACGAGTTTTATGATCTGATGAAAAAAAATACCGAATCGATCGGCAGTATTTTTGACCCGATGCCCTCAGAGCTGCGCGGAAACATCCATTGTATTACGAATCCGGCCGAAACAGTGATCGGGTATATTGCGGCAGCCACCATTACTCAAAAACGCGTGTTTATTGCTGCCCCTCCCGGATGGAACTTCCGGCAAGGCTGTTTACAGGAATTCGTTGTCAAAAACCCGGATAGTACGAAAACCTATTTCGCCGGTGGCGCCCTGATTCCGATAAGTGAAGAAAAGCGGGTCGAACCCCCTGCAGACGGATATAGTGCTTCATCAGGAATATGTGTGGACTGTACAACAAGAGGAGGAAGCACGCAAAAACCATCTTACTGGCCTTAA
- a CDS encoding TonB-dependent receptor, protein MLINKRTPIIIFFICAATGLSAQEGVPVKSDSIHLSDFFLLLEKKSHHRFYYNAQQTDSILIKRPPESGSLPATLSSALDGTELSYAIDEKEKKVYITRGLKMQLALPPGIYQPEKALTVQQKNTPKISEYGIDNKKRTAPTSQEKLYEIGNRNIARAQQTVLVGTIKSARTGEPFPNIAVLVDNEYSTTTDPYGNYSLSIPSGKHTLNITGFGIRETNLNLMVYNDGRMDVSVQDQIPTLKEIIVSTAKTRNIRNVQMGLSRLTIAQIKKIPTVFGEADILRAITTLPGVKTVGEASTGFNVRGGSADQNLILFNDATIYNPSHFFGMFSAFNPEIVKDVELYKSSIPAKYGGRLASVLDINSREGNKKQLTGSAGIGPVTSRLELEGPIVKDRTSFIFGGRATYANWLINVLPKEYDKSKANFQDFNLGLSHRIDSNNTLYLNAYYSNDRFQLNSDTIYGYSNRNASFKWKRNFSRRLQAELIGGYDYYKYDINSGVNTVNAFDLFFDIRQLYGKLNFSYFINQKHAVDFGVSSLSYRLRPGVFNPLTSSSLVRPDTINTEHALENAAYVTHRFNATNKLSFSTGIRYSFYSYMGPQTVSYYAASQPRTDDTRTETVAYGKGKFIKNYQGPEIRFSTRYAFTPTFSIKASYNSLRQYIHLLSNTTVISPTDIWKLSDPNIQPQIGDQVSLGFYKNLRSNTIETSVEVYYKNIKNYLDYKPGASLVMNHHIETDVINTKGKAYGVELLIKKPVGKLNGWIGYTYSRILLKSTDLSLGSMINNGQFYSANYDKPHDVIVVGNFEINHRFSLSLNSTYSTGRPITYPVGEYVYAGSARVLYSDRNQYRIPDYYRTDFSMNIDGNHKVHQKTHNSWTIGVYNLFGRRNPYSVYFISENGVVNGYKLSIFGSAIPFINYNIRF, encoded by the coding sequence ATGCTTATTAATAAAAGGACGCCAATCATTATCTTTTTTATCTGCGCCGCTACCGGTTTGAGCGCCCAGGAGGGAGTACCTGTAAAAAGCGATAGTATACATCTTTCAGACTTTTTTTTGCTGCTTGAAAAAAAGAGCCATCACCGGTTTTATTATAATGCCCAACAGACGGATTCGATTTTAATAAAACGGCCTCCCGAAAGTGGGTCGTTGCCGGCGACGCTTTCCAGCGCATTGGATGGCACCGAGTTGTCATATGCGATCGATGAAAAAGAAAAAAAAGTTTATATAACCCGGGGCTTAAAAATGCAACTGGCTTTACCTCCGGGTATCTACCAGCCTGAAAAGGCTTTAACCGTCCAGCAAAAAAACACTCCGAAGATCAGTGAATACGGTATCGATAACAAAAAAAGAACGGCGCCCACCTCCCAGGAAAAACTATATGAGATCGGCAACAGAAATATTGCCAGGGCTCAGCAAACCGTGCTGGTGGGCACTATAAAAAGCGCCCGCACCGGGGAACCCTTCCCCAATATTGCAGTATTGGTCGATAATGAATATTCCACTACTACAGATCCCTACGGCAACTATTCCTTAAGTATTCCGTCGGGCAAGCATACCTTGAATATAACAGGCTTTGGGATCAGGGAAACGAATTTAAACCTGATGGTGTATAATGACGGACGGATGGATGTAAGTGTTCAGGATCAGATCCCCACATTAAAGGAGATCATTGTTTCCACCGCAAAAACACGAAACATCCGGAATGTACAAATGGGTTTATCCCGTCTTACGATTGCGCAGATAAAGAAGATTCCGACCGTTTTCGGGGAGGCCGATATCTTGCGGGCCATCACCACCCTGCCGGGAGTGAAGACGGTGGGCGAAGCCAGTACCGGTTTTAATGTGCGCGGCGGTTCCGCCGATCAGAACCTCATTTTATTTAATGACGCCACCATCTATAACCCGTCTCACTTTTTTGGAATGTTCTCCGCTTTCAACCCCGAAATCGTAAAAGATGTGGAATTATATAAAAGTTCCATCCCTGCAAAATATGGGGGCAGACTGGCATCCGTACTGGATATTAACAGCCGGGAAGGCAATAAGAAACAGCTCACCGGTTCTGCAGGTATCGGGCCGGTCACCAGCCGCCTGGAACTGGAAGGCCCTATTGTAAAAGACCGGACCTCTTTTATTTTTGGAGGTCGTGCTACTTACGCCAACTGGCTGATCAATGTTTTACCTAAAGAATATGATAAGAGCAAAGCCAATTTCCAGGACTTTAACCTCGGACTGAGCCACCGCATCGATTCTAATAACACGCTTTACCTGAACGCTTATTACAGTAACGACCGGTTTCAGCTCAACAGTGATACCATTTACGGATATAGCAACCGGAATGCTTCCTTTAAGTGGAAAAGAAACTTTTCCCGCAGGCTACAGGCCGAGCTGATCGGTGGGTATGATTATTATAAATATGATATCAACAGCGGGGTGAATACCGTAAATGCTTTTGATCTGTTTTTCGATATACGGCAATTGTACGGGAAACTGAATTTTTCCTATTTCATCAATCAAAAACACGCCGTTGACTTTGGGGTCAGCTCCTTGTCCTACCGGCTGCGCCCGGGTGTATTTAACCCGCTTACCAGTAGTTCGCTCGTACGCCCCGATACCATAAATACAGAGCATGCACTCGAAAATGCCGCGTATGTTACCCATCGTTTTAACGCCACAAATAAACTTTCCTTCAGCACCGGGATCCGGTATTCGTTTTATTCCTACATGGGGCCGCAAACGGTAAGTTATTATGCCGCCAGCCAGCCAAGAACAGACGATACCCGCACGGAAACTGTCGCCTACGGTAAAGGCAAGTTTATTAAAAACTACCAGGGTCCCGAAATACGTTTTTCCACACGGTATGCTTTTACACCAACCTTCTCCATAAAAGCTTCCTATAATTCGCTGCGACAATACATCCACCTCTTATCTAATACCACGGTTATTTCCCCAACGGATATCTGGAAGCTGAGTGATCCTAATATTCAGCCGCAGATCGGAGACCAGGTTTCTTTGGGATTTTATAAAAATCTAAGATCAAATACCATCGAAACATCCGTAGAAGTATATTACAAGAATATAAAAAACTACCTGGATTATAAGCCGGGAGCCTCATTGGTCATGAATCATCATATCGAAACAGATGTGATCAATACAAAAGGCAAGGCTTATGGAGTGGAATTGCTCATAAAAAAACCCGTGGGAAAACTGAACGGATGGATCGGCTATACTTACTCCAGGATCCTGCTGAAATCTACAGATCTCAGTTTGGGCTCCATGATCAATAACGGGCAGTTCTATTCTGCAAACTACGATAAACCCCATGATGTAATTGTGGTGGGGAATTTTGAGATCAACCACCGGTTCAGTTTATCCCTCAACTCCACCTACAGCACCGGCCGCCCCATTACTTACCCTGTAGGAGAATATGTGTATGCCGGTTCCGCGCGCGTGTTATACTCAGACAGGAACCAATACCGCATTCCGGATTACTACCGGACCGATTTTTCCATGAATATTGATGGCAATCATAAAGTGCATCAAAAAACACATAACTCATGGACCATCGGGGTTTATAATCTGTTTGGCAGAAGAAACCCTTACTCAGTTTATTTTATTTCTGAAAATGGAGTGGTTAACGGCTATAAGTTATCCATATTCGGAAGTGCGATACCTTTTATTAACTATAATATTCGTTTTTAA